The following are from one region of the Cytobacillus firmus genome:
- the hslO gene encoding Hsp33 family molecular chaperone HslO → MSDYLVKALAYDGQVRAYASRTTDTVGEGQRRHYTWPTASAALGRAMTAGVMMGAMLKGDNKLTVKIEGGGPIGAILVDSNANGEVRGYVTNPQTHFDLNEQGKLDVRRAVGTEGTLSVVKDIGMREHFTGQVPLISGELGEDFTYYFVTSEQVPSSVGVGVLVNPDNSILAAGGFILQLMPGTDEETITLIENRLKEIPPVSKLIQQGLTPEELLETILGEDNVKFLEKLPVSFTCTCSKERFANAIISLGEDEIQQMIDEDGQAEASCHFCNEKYHYTKEELEELKNEVK, encoded by the coding sequence ATGAGCGATTATTTAGTAAAAGCACTTGCATATGATGGACAAGTCCGTGCCTATGCATCCCGCACTACCGATACAGTTGGGGAGGGCCAGCGCAGACATTATACATGGCCAACCGCGTCAGCTGCTTTAGGAAGAGCCATGACGGCTGGCGTGATGATGGGTGCGATGCTGAAGGGCGATAACAAACTGACGGTCAAAATCGAAGGCGGCGGCCCAATTGGCGCCATTCTGGTAGACAGCAATGCAAATGGAGAGGTGCGCGGATATGTAACAAACCCGCAGACGCACTTCGATCTTAATGAGCAGGGCAAGCTTGACGTTCGCCGCGCGGTCGGCACTGAAGGGACCCTGTCGGTCGTGAAGGACATTGGCATGAGAGAACACTTCACAGGACAGGTTCCGCTGATTTCGGGAGAACTTGGGGAAGACTTCACCTATTACTTTGTTACTTCTGAACAGGTTCCTTCTTCTGTTGGGGTGGGTGTCCTTGTTAACCCTGACAATTCCATTCTTGCCGCTGGGGGATTCATTCTTCAGCTTATGCCGGGAACGGATGAAGAGACGATCACTCTAATTGAAAACAGACTGAAAGAAATCCCGCCTGTATCCAAATTGATTCAGCAGGGATTAACGCCTGAAGAGCTATTGGAAACGATTCTTGGCGAAGATAATGTGAAGTTCCTTGAAAAGCTTCCTGTATCCTTCACCTGCACATGTTCAAAAGAGCGTTTTGCCAATGCGATTATCAGCCTCGGTGAAGACGAGATCCAGCAGATGATCGATGAAGACGGACAGGCTGAAGCTTCCTGCCACTTCTGCAACGAGAAATATCATTACACAAAAGAAGAACTGGAAGAATTGAAAAACGAAGTAAAATGA
- a CDS encoding type III pantothenate kinase, with translation MIFVFDVGNTNIVLGVYDQDELKHHWRIETNRNKTEDEYGMIVKSLFDNENLSFSDIDGIIISSVVPPIMFSLERMCQKYFHVKPLVVGPGIKTGLNIKYDNPKEVGADRIVNAVAAIHEYGSPLVIVDFGTATTYCYINENKQYMGGAIAPGIGISTEALYSRAAKLPRIEIARPDHIVGKNTVSAMQAGILYGYVGQVEGIVKRMKDQADEKPTVIATGGLAGLIAQESDIIDVVDPFLTLKGLQIIYKRNMENIKK, from the coding sequence TTGATTTTTGTTTTCGACGTAGGGAATACGAATATCGTTCTGGGTGTATATGACCAAGATGAATTAAAGCATCATTGGCGAATTGAAACCAACCGGAATAAAACAGAAGATGAATATGGAATGATTGTAAAGTCTCTGTTTGACAATGAGAATCTTTCCTTTTCAGATATAGATGGCATTATCATTTCCTCGGTAGTGCCGCCAATTATGTTTTCGCTTGAAAGAATGTGCCAGAAATATTTCCATGTGAAGCCTCTTGTTGTAGGTCCTGGCATCAAGACAGGTTTAAACATCAAGTATGATAACCCGAAAGAAGTGGGAGCAGACCGCATTGTCAACGCAGTCGCTGCCATTCATGAATACGGAAGCCCGTTAGTTATTGTCGATTTTGGAACAGCCACTACCTATTGCTATATCAATGAAAATAAACAATATATGGGCGGCGCCATTGCCCCGGGAATCGGGATTTCAACAGAGGCTCTTTATTCCCGTGCAGCGAAGCTTCCGCGAATAGAAATTGCCCGACCTGATCATATTGTCGGAAAAAATACCGTATCTGCCATGCAGGCTGGAATTCTTTATGGTTACGTCGGCCAGGTTGAAGGTATAGTAAAAAGAATGAAAGATCAGGCAGATGAAAAGCCGACTGTCATTGCCACGGGAGGCCTTGCGGGGCTCATCGCACAAGAGTCGGATATCATTGATGTTGTGGATCCATTTTTAACACTAAAGGGCCTGCAGATTATTTATAAACGAAATATGGAAAACATAAAGAAATAG